A single window of Martelella sp. NC20 DNA harbors:
- a CDS encoding glycoside hydrolase family 5 protein: MRRLKGSMPCRSAYMNLRKLLFTAAVSLTALSVSVQAGMAADCEMSLRGINVAGAEFGKPGDPYGEGYIYPAKETIDSLANDKFNAIRLPFLWERLQPQLNGILDSTELSRIQATVADAHANQMVVILDPHNYARYRGEVIGSPNVPVAAFADFWKRLSAVFANDQDVIFGLMNEPHDIEAADWLTAANAALKSIRDIGAGNLVLVPGTAWSGAHSWSQDFYGNSNASVMTGVNDPVDNFAFEVHQYADDDFSGKSDNCNQIDSAVGAVQSFTDWLNNNKYQGFLGEFGATDQLACLRGLKQMVDIVENNSKAWIGWAYWASGDWWPKNAPMIIQPDLRNGGKAQLSALEPVLDDPNTTQLACNDH, encoded by the coding sequence ATGCGTCGTCTGAAAGGGTCTATGCCGTGCCGCAGCGCCTATATGAACCTCAGGAAGCTGCTTTTTACGGCGGCGGTTTCGCTGACCGCTCTCTCGGTCTCGGTTCAGGCCGGCATGGCGGCGGATTGTGAGATGAGCCTGCGCGGCATCAATGTCGCCGGCGCGGAGTTCGGCAAGCCGGGCGACCCTTACGGCGAGGGCTATATCTACCCCGCGAAGGAAACGATCGACTCGCTTGCAAACGACAAGTTCAACGCCATCCGCCTGCCGTTCCTGTGGGAACGGCTGCAGCCGCAGTTGAACGGGATCCTGGATTCCACCGAGCTTTCGCGCATTCAGGCGACGGTCGCGGACGCCCATGCGAACCAGATGGTGGTGATCCTCGATCCACACAATTACGCCCGCTATCGCGGCGAGGTGATCGGCAGCCCCAACGTGCCGGTCGCAGCCTTCGCCGATTTCTGGAAGCGCCTCAGCGCCGTGTTCGCCAATGACCAGGATGTCATCTTCGGCCTTATGAACGAGCCGCACGACATCGAGGCCGCGGACTGGCTGACGGCCGCCAACGCGGCGCTGAAGTCGATCCGCGATATCGGCGCCGGCAATCTCGTGCTCGTGCCCGGCACCGCCTGGTCCGGCGCCCATAGCTGGAGCCAGGATTTCTACGGCAACTCCAACGCCTCGGTGATGACCGGCGTGAACGACCCGGTCGACAATTTCGCCTTCGAGGTGCATCAATATGCCGATGACGATTTTTCCGGCAAAAGCGACAACTGCAATCAGATCGACAGTGCGGTGGGTGCGGTACAGAGCTTCACCGACTGGCTGAACAACAACAAGTATCAGGGCTTCCTCGGCGAGTTCGGCGCGACCGACCAGCTTGCCTGCCTCAGGGGCCTGAAACAGATGGTCGACATCGTCGAAAACAACTCCAAGGCCTGGATCGGCTGGGCCTATTGGGCAAGCGGCGACTGGTGGCCGAAGAACGCGCCGATGATCATCCAGCCGGATTTGCGCAATGGCGGCAAGGCCCAGCTGAGCGCATTGGAGCCGGTCCTGGACGACCCGAATACCACCCAGCTTGCCTGCAACGATCACTGA
- the purU gene encoding formyltetrahydrofolate deformylase has translation MNNYVLTVTCPSTRGIVAAISGYLAAEGCNIIDSSQYDDLDTGRFFIHISFISETGASLESLMQGFEAVAAPFSMDYKFHDGSYKIKTLIMVSRFGHCLNDLLYRWRIGALPIDIVGVVSNHLDYQKLVVNHDIPFFHIPVNKDTKATAEARLMELIDQTDTELVVLARYMQVLSDTLCRKMAGRVINIHHSFLPSFKGANPYKQAYQRGVKLIGATAHYVTPDLDEGPIIEQETVRITHAQSPDDYVALGRDVEALVLARAIHAHIHHRVFINGNRTVIFAPSAGSYASERMG, from the coding sequence ATGAACAACTATGTGCTTACGGTGACCTGCCCTTCCACCCGTGGCATCGTTGCCGCGATTTCCGGCTATCTCGCCGCCGAAGGCTGCAATATCATCGACAGTTCGCAATATGACGATCTGGACACCGGCCGTTTCTTCATCCACATCAGTTTCATTTCCGAAACCGGGGCCAGTCTCGAAAGTCTCATGCAAGGCTTCGAGGCGGTCGCGGCGCCGTTCTCGATGGACTACAAGTTCCATGACGGCTCCTACAAGATCAAGACGCTGATCATGGTGTCGCGATTCGGTCATTGCCTCAACGACCTGCTCTATCGCTGGCGCATCGGAGCGCTGCCGATCGATATCGTCGGCGTGGTCTCCAACCATCTCGATTACCAGAAGCTGGTGGTCAACCACGATATACCGTTCTTCCATATTCCGGTGAACAAGGATACCAAGGCGACGGCCGAGGCGCGGCTGATGGAACTGATCGACCAGACCGATACCGAGCTTGTGGTGCTGGCGCGCTATATGCAGGTGCTTTCCGATACGCTTTGCCGCAAGATGGCGGGCCGGGTGATCAATATCCATCATTCCTTCCTGCCGTCCTTCAAGGGCGCTAATCCCTACAAGCAGGCCTATCAGCGCGGCGTCAAGCTGATCGGCGCGACCGCGCACTACGTGACGCCGGATCTCGACGAGGGCCCGATCATCGAGCAGGAAACGGTGCGCATCACCCATGCCCAGAGCCCGGACGATTATGTGGCGCTGGGGCGCGACGTCGAGGCGCTGGTGCTGGCCCGCGCCATCCACGCCCATATCCATCACCGGGTGTTC